A genomic segment from Echeneis naucrates chromosome 20, fEcheNa1.1, whole genome shotgun sequence encodes:
- the myripb gene encoding rab effector MyRIP isoform X3 produces MAETLTVALRVAEEAIEEAIAKAEEFSDSLEKQNEARYLRDHKEELIEELATTIVQKIIQRRKRSEMQTEYDFVWPQPQPLIQPTELPSPSQPHASSSQGPQDPPKTPNSLWRSQSAFSLTSDDSPEKGPDEEGAGAGGGLQEYASLKRDAKATSLPSWKSVDRLDNSSASSVLQSPDGNWIALHSSQLSRPSLLTKRKSLVFSVLEKESGVVSAYDEMGSDSDEDNEGGWGAALRQFRRKLSDETYYTDSQHDPEWTYTQHLPVTSPSSGQYTNTETLNSDSEASSVLSACPRKTPQNLLRKKGPPSTHLHTQHQPLYHQHLPQNLAPYPLHSEALDVNFNPKVMGDSSEAEERQSDPVRKSRRRRKSKREPSTEQSRPGGQSHAQSIYPIVQENSGFLLNALLKRDLSEEQPVPDTVPVASAAMDAFKLDVMTPDPEDLDTVAPNSASLSPPQSHFLAPESQQLASSSGPEDPLEEELRSRLNQLVNRANSKDSSSSEEECTKWPVTKQTDNESDRQREKTRPKDTERERQRASDRVREKASETVDQANRQEMKRNERLIKSPSVREEGKMREITIEKGVEALEETVDDQEQTRGGIKREPDRQSRRQHKREMEKEARQKGAGGRRCASSSSSPAVTPSSQEGVLSDNQQKYSAASLCSITTEVLKVLNATEELIGEAGGESYTPSESMSASPISSSSETRRLDQRLTKMEENVYLAAGAVYNLEGALGDLEQCARSISSGTTDTELAFLEDQVATAAAQVQQSELQISNIEARISALKTAGLNVTACNRFFKCKPRAKPETLDSSRHQRRKLPAPPLKEKLEPEQQVKVFRQ; encoded by the exons ATGGCAGAGACTCTCACAGTCGCCCTGCGTGTTGCTGAGGAGGCTATAGAAGAGGCCATTGCTAAGGCAGAGGAGTTTAGCGACAGCTTG GAGAAGCAGAATGAGGCTCGATATCTGCGGGACCACAAAGAAGAGCTCATAGAGGAACTTGCAACAACTATTGTACAAAAA ATCATCCAGAGGAGGAAGCGTTCAGAGATGCAGACTGAGTATGACTTTGTCTggcctcagcctcagcccctGATTCAGCCCACTGAACTGCCCTCTCCATCTCAGCCTCACGCTTCTTCTTCACAAGGACCACAAGATCCCCCCAAAACACCCAACTCCCTCTGG cgGTCTCAGTCAGCGTTCTCCCTCACCAGTGACGACTCCCCAGAGAAAGGTCCAGACGAGGAGGGCGCCGGAGCAGGCGGTGGTTTGCAGGAGTACGCTTCTCTGAAGAGGGACGCCAAGGCCACATCTCTGCCCAGCTGGAAGAGTGTTGATCGCCTGGACAACTCCA GTGCATCTTCAGTGCTCCAGAGTCCAGACGGGAACTGGATCGCACTTCACAGCTCTCAGCTGTCCCGGCCCAGCCTGCTGACCAAAAGGAAGAGCCTGGTGTTTAGCGTGCTTGAAAAGGAGTCAGGCGTCGTTTCAGCTTACGACGAAATGGGATCTGACTCCGATGAGGACAATGAAGGCGGCTGGGGTGCAGCATTGAGGCAATTCCGCCGTAAATTGTCTGATGAGACTTACTACACGGACTCACAGCACGACCCAGAGTGGACGTACACCCAGCACCTGCCTGTCACCTCTCCATCCTCCGGCCAGTACACCAACACAGAGACGCTTAACTCAGACTCAGAGGCTTCTTCTGTGTTATCTGCATGCCCTCGAAAAACACCTCAGAACTTGTTGAGGAAGAAAGGACCCCCGAGTACACACCTGCACACTCAGCACCAGCCCTTATACCACCAACACCTTCCCCAGAACTTGGCTCCCTATCCCCTGCATTCAGAGGCCCTGGATGTGAACTTCAATCCAAAG GTGATGGGAGACAGCAGCgaggcagaggagaggcagagcgACCCTGTCAGGAAATCACGGCGACGCAGAAAAAGTAAGAGAGAGCCCTCAACAGAGCAAAGCAGGCCTGGAGGCCAGAGCCACGCACAGTCCATCTACCCCATAGTGCAG GAGAACAGTGGTTTTCTGCTCAATGCCCTGCTGAAGAGGGATTTAAGTGAAGAACAGCCAGTGCCAGACACCGTGCCAGTGGCCTCAGCTGCGATGGATGCCTTCAAATTAGATGTCATGACACCAGACCCAGAAGACTTGGATACAGTTGCCCCGAATTCAGCGTCCTTGAGCCCCCCTCAGTCTCACTTTCTAGCTCCAGAGTCCCAGCAATTGGCCAGCAGCTCAGGGCCTGAAGACCCTCTGGAAGAGGAACTGCGATCCAGACTCAACCAGCTGGTGAACCGTGCCAACAGCAAAGACAGCAGCTCATCCGAGGAAGAGTGCACAAAGTGGCCTGTGACCAAACAGACAGATAATgaaagtgacagacagagagaaaagacgaGGCCAAAAGATACCGAAAGGGAAAGGCAGAGGGCaagtgacagagtgagagagaaagcaagtGAAACAGTGGATCAAGCAAACAgacaagagatgaaaagaaatgagagactAATAAAGAGTCCCTcagtgagagaggaagggaaaatgAGGGAGATTACGATAGAAAAAGGAGTGGAGGCTTTGGAAGAGACCGTGGATGATCAGGAACAAACAAGAGGAGGAATTAAAAGAGAGCCCGACAGGCAAAGTAGGAGGcaacataaaagagaaatggagaaggaAGCCAGACAGaagggagcaggaggaaggagatgtGCCTCCAGCTCCAGTTCGCCTGCTGTTACACCTTCTTCCCAGGAGGGGGTGCTGTCAGATAACCAG CAGAAGTATTCGGCAGCATCGCTCTGCAGCATCACCACAGAGGTGCTGAAGGTTTTGAATGCCACAGAAGAGTTGATCGGTGAGGCAGGAGGTGAGAGCTACACCCCATCTGAGTCCATGAGTGCCTCTCCCATCTCCAGCAGCTCGGAGACCCGCAGGCTGGACCAGAGGCTGACCAAGATGGAGGAGAAT GTGTACCTGGCTGCTGGTGCTGTGTACAACCTTGAGGGGGCACTGGGGGACCTGGAGCAGTGTGCTCGCAGTATCAGCAGTGGTACCACGGACACAGAGCTGGCCTTCCTGGAGGACCAGGTGGCCACAGCAGCCGCTCAGGTCCAGCAATCTGAACTACAG ATATCAAACATTGAGGCCAGAATATCAGCTCTGAAAACAGCTGGGTTGAATGTGACTGCCTGCAATCGCTTCTTCAAGTGCAAGCCAAGAGCCAAG CCTGAGACTCTGGATTCATCACGCCACCAACGAAGAAAGCTCCCAGCACCTCCACTGAAAG AAAAGTTGGAGCCAGAGCAGCAGGTGAAAGTGTTTCGTCAATAG
- the LOC115061215 gene encoding prolactin-releasing peptide, whose translation MLSGRVADLRHFVLTSRWLLAVLALFLLLSSSFSSAHSTTVEHDFHIVHNVDNRSPEIDPFWYVGRGVRPIGRFGKRYSDTVKAVGSGGMQPVVRTLELLLNSQRDKETPEKVLDGENRHWLP comes from the exons ATGCTGTCTGGGAGAGTGGCTGATCTTCGGCACTTTGTCCTGACGAGCCGCTGGCTGCTTGCAGTTCTGGCTCTgttcctgctcctctcctccagcttcAGCAGCGCTCACAGCACCACGGTGGAGCACGACTTCCACATTGTTCACAATGTCGACAATAGAA gtccagagatAGACCCATTCTGGTACGTGGGCCGTGGTGTGAGACCCATCGGGCGCTTTGGGAAGAGATACAGTGACACAGTGAAGGCTGTAGGCAGCGGAGGGATGCAGCCTGTTGTCAGGACGCTGGAACTGCTCCTCAACAGCCAAAGAGACAAGGAGACCCCCGAGAAAGTGCTGGATGGTGAAAATAGGCATTGGTTACCGTGA